The following coding sequences lie in one Pseudomonas sp. SL4(2022) genomic window:
- a CDS encoding SPOR domain-containing protein: MRWMFLWLVVLNLFYYVWHQQQAPLRVTEIAPLNMAQESKRDIRLLSESSAPARRDVVAAPVAEAVCLFLGSFEVAAEAASVEQRLLSLDIQSRVQSMDAAAGVDYWVYLPPLASRQASLRQLRELQARKIDSYIITQGDLANGISLGIFPRSDSAASVMQRLRDAGYEPSLRELTRAHRSFWVRIAPESRRLADDALLQRLAFDFKGLQHQLMPCEGVASVQ; this comes from the coding sequence ATGCGCTGGATGTTCTTGTGGTTAGTGGTTTTGAATCTGTTTTACTACGTCTGGCACCAGCAGCAGGCACCGCTGCGGGTTACTGAGATCGCGCCGCTGAATATGGCGCAGGAGAGCAAGCGCGATATTCGATTGCTCAGTGAATCCAGCGCTCCTGCACGTCGAGATGTGGTGGCGGCGCCCGTAGCGGAGGCTGTCTGTCTGTTTTTGGGTAGCTTTGAGGTGGCTGCAGAGGCTGCTTCGGTTGAGCAGCGGTTGCTTAGTCTGGATATTCAGTCGCGTGTGCAGAGTATGGATGCTGCGGCGGGTGTCGATTACTGGGTGTATCTGCCGCCTCTGGCTTCGCGTCAGGCCTCTTTGCGGCAATTACGTGAGCTGCAGGCTCGCAAGATTGATAGCTACATCATTACCCAGGGCGATCTGGCTAATGGTATTTCCTTGGGTATCTTTCCACGCAGTGATTCCGCTGCCAGTGTCATGCAGCGTCTGCGCGATGCCGGCTACGAGCCTTCCTTGCGTGAGTTGACCCGCGCGCACCGCAGTTTCTGGGTGCGTATTGCCCCGGAAAGTCGGCGTCTGGCTGATGATGCCCTGCTGCAGCGTTTAGCTTTTGACTTCAAAGGCTTACAACATCAATTAATGCCGTGTGAAGGGGTTGCAAGTGTTCAATAG
- a CDS encoding pantothenate kinase: MILELDCGNTLIKWRLLDGASAVAGGVVDSDQALLLAVREQGARLRTCRLVSVRSDDETTSLMALLETAFAVVCLRAGPATELAGVRNGYEQYERLGSDRWLAVVGAYQLSRRGCLVIDLGTAVTSDFVTAEGQHLGGFICPGLPLMRTQLRTHTRRTRYDADEAAQALRGFSPGRSTAEAVERGCLLMLRGFVSGQLAAAVECLGNSFDVFLTGGDAALVVDEIPGAQVVPDLVFIGLAIACPVD; encoded by the coding sequence ATGATTCTTGAGCTCGACTGCGGTAATACATTGATCAAGTGGCGCTTGCTTGATGGGGCTTCGGCTGTTGCGGGTGGTGTCGTTGACTCCGATCAGGCGCTGTTGCTGGCGGTTCGAGAGCAGGGTGCGCGGCTACGTACTTGTCGTTTGGTGAGTGTGCGCAGTGACGATGAAACGACCTCTTTAATGGCGTTGCTCGAAACTGCTTTTGCTGTTGTGTGTCTGCGTGCAGGACCGGCTACTGAGCTTGCGGGGGTGCGTAACGGCTATGAGCAGTATGAGCGCCTTGGGTCTGATCGCTGGTTGGCAGTTGTTGGGGCTTATCAGTTATCTCGACGTGGCTGCCTGGTGATTGACCTTGGTACCGCTGTCACATCTGACTTTGTCACTGCCGAGGGGCAGCATCTGGGTGGGTTTATTTGTCCTGGTTTGCCGTTGATGCGCACTCAGTTGCGTACCCATACGCGCAGAACACGCTATGACGCGGATGAGGCAGCTCAGGCGCTTAGGGGGTTTTCGCCTGGGCGTTCGACGGCAGAGGCGGTTGAGCGTGGTTGTCTATTGATGCTGCGTGGTTTTGTCAGTGGCCAGCTGGCGGCGGCAGTTGAATGTCTGGGCAATTCATTCGATGTGTTTTTGACCGGTGGCGATGCGGCTCTGGTTGTTGATGAAATTCCTGGGGCGCAGGTTGTGCCAGATCTGGTGTTTATCGGCTTGGCGATCGCTTGCCCCGTAGATTGA